One stretch of Paenibacillus sp. FSL R5-0341 DNA includes these proteins:
- the rplX gene encoding 50S ribosomal protein L24 has protein sequence MPRVKKVLESHNNKLHVKKEDTVMVISGKDKGKKGRVIAAYPRENRVLVEGVNMVKKHQKPNQQNPQGGIIEKEAPIHVSNVMHIDPKSGKVTRVGYKVLDNGKKVRVAKRSGEIID, from the coding sequence ATGCCAAGAGTGAAAAAAGTTCTGGAATCCCATAACAACAAACTTCACGTTAAAAAGGAAGATACGGTTATGGTGATCAGCGGTAAAGACAAAGGTAAAAAAGGCCGTGTCATCGCTGCTTATCCTCGTGAGAACCGCGTCCTTGTGGAAGGTGTTAACATGGTGAAAAAACACCAGAAGCCTAACCAGCAAAATCCGCAAGGCGGCATTATCGAGAAGGAAGCTCCGATTCACGTTTCCAACGTAATGCACATCGATCCGAAGAGCGGAAAAGTAACCCGTGTAGGTTACAAAGTTTTGGATAACGGAAAGAAAGTGCGCGTTGCTAAACGTTCCGGAGAAATTATCGACTAA
- the rplN gene encoding 50S ribosomal protein L14: MIQPFTRLTVADNSGAKELMCIRVLGGTGRRTAQIGDLIVCSVKQATPGGVVKKGDVVRAVVVRTKRSVRRKDGSYIGFDENAAVVVKDDRSPRGTRIFGPVARELRDKDFMKIVSLAPEVI; encoded by the coding sequence ATGATTCAACCATTTACACGTTTGACTGTGGCTGACAACTCCGGTGCGAAGGAACTGATGTGTATCCGCGTACTCGGCGGTACGGGACGTCGTACAGCTCAAATCGGTGATCTGATCGTTTGTTCTGTAAAACAAGCAACACCAGGCGGCGTTGTCAAAAAAGGTGATGTAGTTAGAGCGGTTGTCGTTCGTACGAAACGTTCTGTACGTCGTAAAGACGGTTCCTACATCGGTTTTGATGAAAATGCAGCGGTAGTTGTAAAAGACGACAGAAGCCCACGTGGAACACGTATTTTCGGACCAGTTGCTCGCGAACTTCGCGATAAAGACTTCATGAAAATCGTTTCCTTGGCTCCAGAAGTTATCTAA